Proteins encoded within one genomic window of Haematobia irritans isolate KBUSLIRL chromosome 5, ASM5000362v1, whole genome shotgun sequence:
- the LOC142237540 gene encoding transmembrane protein 164, giving the protein MVWDWAVGGVTEEVPRTMGPECENYMTNRRRIIEAILFCIVFIIIIKWAMKRLEPIQLPDANKLNQPHSGMRIGLLLMMTLIFGIEMGFKLANRSVIFVLNPCHIQTLVQIYILAAKPSRTTTTLFRIQMNNLNGAFLAYIFPEVECRTLPFEQATYWIQHALLYIIPVYILRSGLYKVEDLRDFNWVIIGVEFQLLYHFSVLNICSMYTGINLNHMLCAAESDPFQGQNYRIAAVIHESILCPILNKLTVYLFATPQSIQYSTKSPGATTAASTIRSHQHHHQQQEMYEQLTLQSTTGNFSSLQSSTTTQHQHKPPTTCNKLYLKDDGTPSQLIHRNSISNRECPSTSYLQDDEYMLEQETPASAEYRMPTTKID; this is encoded by the exons ATGGTTTGGGACTGGGCCGTTGGCGGTGTTACGGAAGAGGTGCCACGTACTATGGGTCCAGAATGCGAGAATTACATGACGAATCGACGAAGAATTATAGAAGCGATATTATTTTGCATTGTGTTTATCATCATTATAAAATGGGCCATGAAACGTTTGGAACCCATACAGCTACCGGATGCCAACAAATTAAACCAGCCTCATAGCGGCATGCGGATAGGATTATTGCTCATGATGACATTGATATTTGGCATTGAGATGGGTTTCAAACTTGCCAATAGATCTGtgatatttgttttaaatcCTTGTCATATCCAAACGTTAGTGCAA ATATATATATTAGCCGCAAAACCCAGTAGGACGACTACGACCCTGTTTCGTATACAAATGAATAATCTAAATGGTGCATTTTTGGCATACATTTTTCCGGAGGTTGAATGTCGAACACTTCCGTTTGAGCAGGCCACTTACTGGATTCAACATGCtctattatatataattccagTTTACATCCTCAGATCAGGCTTATATAAAGTCGAGGATTTGCGTGACTTTAATTGGGTTATAATCGGCGTGGAGTTTCAATTGTTATACCATTTTAGCGTTCTGAATATTTGTTCAATG taTACTGGAATAAATCTCAACCATATGCTTTGTGCTGCTGAAAGTGATCCTTTTCAAGGTCAAAATTATCGTATTGCCGCTGTGATACATGAGTCAATTCTATGTCCCATATTAAATAAGCTAACAGTTTATTTGTTTGCTACGCCTCAGAGCATACAATATTCGACCAAATCGCCGGGAGCTACTACTGCTGCATCAACAATCCGGTCACATCAGCACCACCACCAACAACAGGAAATGTATGAACAGTTAACATTACAATCGACCACAGGAAACTTTTCATCCTTACAATCATCGACAACCACTCAACATCAACATAAACCGCCCACTACATGtaataagttatatttaaaagATGATGGCACACCATCTCAACTGATACACCGTAATAGCATTAGTAATCGAGAATGTCCATCGACTTCTTATCTACAGGACGATGAGTATATGTTAGAGCAGGAAACGCCTGCATCTGCTGAATATAGGATGCCTACGACAAAAATCGATTAG